One Archangium violaceum genomic window, AGCCGACGGGCCGCCGGGTGCCCCTGGCCCGGGCCGCCTGAGCTTGCGGGGGCCAGCCCTCACGGGGCGGCGGCCTTGCCCCGTTCCTTGAGGGTCTTCATGAAGTCGCGGAAGTGCGGCTGGAGTCCTTGGAACAGCGGGTGCTCCCGGTTGCGCAGCATCACCTCGCTGAACAGCTTGAGGCCCACCGCGAGCTCCTGTTGGTCGCCCTCGCTGAGGCCTTCCTGCCGCCGCATGCGCGAGATGATCTCGAAGATGTCATCGTGGTTCTCGAACTCGAAGGTGACGGGCTCGGTGTGGAGCGTCTCGCCTTCGCGACGGGTGGCCAGGTGCTCCAGGGTGAGGC contains:
- a CDS encoding DUF3861 domain-containing protein; translation: MLAHRYRLTLEHLATRREGETLHTEPVTFEFENHDDIFEIISRMRRQEGLSEGDQQELAVGLKLFSEVMLRNREHPLFQGLQPHFRDFMKTLKERGKAAAP